The Mucilaginibacter gracilis genomic interval TTATGTAGGATTTAGTCCCGAGGGAAGTGTTAATTCAAGAAACACCCCTCTTAACATTGCTTTTTACAAAGCGGGCATCAATTACCTGTTCGGTAAAAAGTAGCCAAACAAAAATCAACACCATCAGTTAAGTATCAAATTCTATTGATACTTAACTGTATGAAAAAAATACTGGCCCCGCTTTTTTTTATCATGGTGTTTGCCGCCTGTTCGCCACCTCAACAGGCCGACCAAAGTAAAGCCAGTGTAGCCACAGGCATTGGCACAATTGAACTGCCTGCACCTTACGCCACAAAAAGCACCAAAGTTTATTGCGATGTTATTGGCTGGAACAAGGCAATGCCCATAGCACCTGCCGGTTTTAAAGTAAGCCTGTTTGGCGATAGCTTAACCAACCCCCGCAATATTTATGTGGGTCGCAACGGCGATGTATTTGTTTCGGAAGCTAATACCGAGCTTGGCACGGTTAAACGTTGGGGCGCAGCTATTTTAGGCATCACAAAATCGCAATACCTGGGCAAAAGCAAAAACGATATTATTTTATTTAGAGAGGTAAACGGCAAGCCGCAAAACCTTGGAGTATTTTTAAGCGGCTTAAACCAACCTTACGGGATGCTTATTTGGCGCAATTATTTTTATGTTGCCTGTACCGATGGTTTATGGGCCTACCCATATCAGCAGGGCCAAACACGCATTACCGCAACGGGCAAAAAATTACTCGACCTGCCCGCCGGCGGATACAATAACCACTGGACACGCAATGTAATTGTGAGCGGCGATAGCACGCATTTATTTGTTTCGGTAGGTTCGGGCAGTAACGACGGCGAACACGGCATGGATAACGAAGTTCGAAGGGCCGATATTTTGCAGATAAAGCCCGATGGTTCGCAACAAAGGGTTTATGCCAGTGGTTTACGCAACCCGGCAGGTATCAGTATTAATCCGTTTAATTACCAGCTTTGGGCATCGGTTAACGAGCGCGATGATTTGGGCGACGAGTTAGTACCCGATTACTTAACCAGTGTCAAAGATAGTGCATTTTACGGCTGGCCATACGCCTACTTTGGGCAGCACGAAGACCCAAACCATAAAGGCGAACGGCCTGACATGGTTAAAAAAACCTTGGTGCCCGATGTTTCTTTAGGTGCGCATACAGCATCATTGGG includes:
- a CDS encoding PQQ-dependent sugar dehydrogenase, which translates into the protein MKKILAPLFFIMVFAACSPPQQADQSKASVATGIGTIELPAPYATKSTKVYCDVIGWNKAMPIAPAGFKVSLFGDSLTNPRNIYVGRNGDVFVSEANTELGTVKRWGAAILGITKSQYLGKSKNDIILFREVNGKPQNLGVFLSGLNQPYGMLIWRNYFYVACTDGLWAYPYQQGQTRITATGKKLLDLPAGGYNNHWTRNVIVSGDSTHLFVSVGSGSNDGEHGMDNEVRRADILQIKPDGSQQRVYASGLRNPAGISINPFNYQLWASVNERDDLGDELVPDYLTSVKDSAFYGWPYAYFGQHEDPNHKGERPDMVKKTLVPDVSLGAHTASLGLAFYIAKAFPAKYWRGAFVTQHGSWNSSTLVGYKVLFVPFTHGKPGKPEDFLTGFIADAEKHQVHGRPVGVAIAKDGALLIADDTSNKIWKVSVNP